A portion of the Camelus ferus isolate YT-003-E chromosome 16, BCGSAC_Cfer_1.0, whole genome shotgun sequence genome contains these proteins:
- the INCA1 gene encoding protein INCA1 isoform X3: MRRLSPATQSSPVMQVQEDGENLIPFAKCSRVVSRSLPPSLPFQSLRLTPQRYGDTFWENLSQRPSPTWMEEQYIPPPVRATGCSQPGLYPTERLPPPEMLCRRKRRKPHLGGMQHGPGGIPARVRAVTYHLEDLRRRQRIINELKKTQWGSSGTASEPLVLDNDGYGFPGTTKLPDLEEERASYSREEDHFLTTGRARLLWSPWSPLGQEGSCLSRQLGSLASFSTVTASRNPLYNPWGMELQSEE; encoded by the exons ATGAGGAGACTCAGTCCAGCCACCCAGTCCAGTCCAGTCATGCAAGTACAGGAAGATGGAGAGAACCTTATCCCCTTTGCCAA GTGTTCCAGGGTGGTCAGCCGATCTCTACCCCCTAGCTTACCTTTCCAGAGCCTGAGACTGACACCCCAGCGTTATGGAGACACCTTCTGGGAGAACCTTAGTCAAAGGCCCAG CCCCACCTGGATGGAGGAACAGTACATCCCACCCCCGGTG AGAGCTACTGGTTGTTCCCAGCCTGGTCTATACCCCACTGAGAGGCTCCCACCCCCTGAGATGCTCTGCAGAAGAAAGAGACGCAAGCCACATTTGGGGGGAATGCAGCACGGACCTGGGGGCATCCCAGCCCGGGTAAGGGCTGTCACTTATCACCTGGAGGATCTAAGGAGGCGACAGAGAATTATCAATGA ACTGAAGAAGACCCAGTGGGGCAGCTCTGGGACTGCATCTGAGCCCCTGGTGCTTGACAATGACGGCTATGGATTCCCTGGCACTACCAAGCTCCCTGACCTGGAAGAGGAGAGGGCATCCTATTCCCGGGAAGAGGACCACTTCCTCACTACTGGCAGGGCCCGG CTGCTTTGGTCTCCTTGGAGTCCCCTGGGCCAGGAGGGGTCTTGCCTCTCCAGGCAGCTGGGCTCTCTGGCCTCCTTCAGCACTGTCACAGCCAGTAGGAACCCCCTTTACAATCCCTGGGGGATGGAGTTGCAGTCTGAGGAGTAA
- the INCA1 gene encoding protein INCA1 isoform X2, whose product MLTRLFDRAGGPGPPPQTQASLSGLSADSGPGHPCWPSLAPAGCRLSLKHGPTSCTNEETQSSHPVQSSHASTGRWREPYPLCQSLRLTPQRYGDTFWENLSQRPSPTWMEEQYIPPPVRATGCSQPGLYPTERLPPPEMLCRRKRRKPHLGGMQHGPGGIPARVRAVTYHLEDLRRRQRIINELKKTQWGSSGTASEPLVLDNDGYGFPGTTKLPDLEEERASYSREEDHFLTTGRARLLWSPWSPLGQEGSCLSRQLGSLASFSTVTASRNPLYNPWGMELQSEE is encoded by the exons ATGCTGACTCGCCTGTTCGACAGGGCAGGCGGGCCCGGGCCGCCTCCTCAGACCCAAGCCTCCCTCTCAGGCCTGAGTGCCGACTCAGGCCCAGGCCACCcctgctggcccagcctggcccccgcAGGCTGCCGACTGTCCCTCAAGCACGGGCCCACCAGCTG CACCAATGAGGAGACTCAGTCCAGCCACCCAGTCCAGTCCAGTCATGCAAGTACAGGAAGATGGAGAGAACCTTATCCCCTTTGCCAA AGCCTGAGACTGACACCCCAGCGTTATGGAGACACCTTCTGGGAGAACCTTAGTCAAAGGCCCAG CCCCACCTGGATGGAGGAACAGTACATCCCACCCCCGGTG AGAGCTACTGGTTGTTCCCAGCCTGGTCTATACCCCACTGAGAGGCTCCCACCCCCTGAGATGCTCTGCAGAAGAAAGAGACGCAAGCCACATTTGGGGGGAATGCAGCACGGACCTGGGGGCATCCCAGCCCGGGTAAGGGCTGTCACTTATCACCTGGAGGATCTAAGGAGGCGACAGAGAATTATCAATGA ACTGAAGAAGACCCAGTGGGGCAGCTCTGGGACTGCATCTGAGCCCCTGGTGCTTGACAATGACGGCTATGGATTCCCTGGCACTACCAAGCTCCCTGACCTGGAAGAGGAGAGGGCATCCTATTCCCGGGAAGAGGACCACTTCCTCACTACTGGCAGGGCCCGG CTGCTTTGGTCTCCTTGGAGTCCCCTGGGCCAGGAGGGGTCTTGCCTCTCCAGGCAGCTGGGCTCTCTGGCCTCCTTCAGCACTGTCACAGCCAGTAGGAACCCCCTTTACAATCCCTGGGGGATGGAGTTGCAGTCTGAGGAGTAA
- the INCA1 gene encoding protein INCA1 isoform X1, with the protein MSPGLWGPPGRDWETELRTLKGEQDAGIPERGERSCIRGAGKAPMRRLSPATQSSPVMQVQEDGENLIPFAKCSRVVSRSLPPSLPFQSLRLTPQRYGDTFWENLSQRPSPTWMEEQYIPPPVRATGCSQPGLYPTERLPPPEMLCRRKRRKPHLGGMQHGPGGIPARVRAVTYHLEDLRRRQRIINELKKTQWGSSGTASEPLVLDNDGYGFPGTTKLPDLEEERASYSREEDHFLTTGRARLLWSPWSPLGQEGSCLSRQLGSLASFSTVTASRNPLYNPWGMELQSEE; encoded by the exons CCGGGACTGTGGGGCCCACCGGGCAGGGACTGGGAAACTGAGTTGCGGACGCTGAAGGGCGAGCAGGACGCCGGGATTCcggagaggggagagaggtcCTGCATCCGAGGAGCCGGGAAAG CACCAATGAGGAGACTCAGTCCAGCCACCCAGTCCAGTCCAGTCATGCAAGTACAGGAAGATGGAGAGAACCTTATCCCCTTTGCCAA GTGTTCCAGGGTGGTCAGCCGATCTCTACCCCCTAGCTTACCTTTCCAGAGCCTGAGACTGACACCCCAGCGTTATGGAGACACCTTCTGGGAGAACCTTAGTCAAAGGCCCAG CCCCACCTGGATGGAGGAACAGTACATCCCACCCCCGGTG AGAGCTACTGGTTGTTCCCAGCCTGGTCTATACCCCACTGAGAGGCTCCCACCCCCTGAGATGCTCTGCAGAAGAAAGAGACGCAAGCCACATTTGGGGGGAATGCAGCACGGACCTGGGGGCATCCCAGCCCGGGTAAGGGCTGTCACTTATCACCTGGAGGATCTAAGGAGGCGACAGAGAATTATCAATGA ACTGAAGAAGACCCAGTGGGGCAGCTCTGGGACTGCATCTGAGCCCCTGGTGCTTGACAATGACGGCTATGGATTCCCTGGCACTACCAAGCTCCCTGACCTGGAAGAGGAGAGGGCATCCTATTCCCGGGAAGAGGACCACTTCCTCACTACTGGCAGGGCCCGG CTGCTTTGGTCTCCTTGGAGTCCCCTGGGCCAGGAGGGGTCTTGCCTCTCCAGGCAGCTGGGCTCTCTGGCCTCCTTCAGCACTGTCACAGCCAGTAGGAACCCCCTTTACAATCCCTGGGGGATGGAGTTGCAGTCTGAGGAGTAA
- the INCA1 gene encoding protein INCA1 isoform X4 produces the protein MMTPSRLMGQRMGTNEETQSSHPVQSSHASTGRWREPYPLCQSLRLTPQRYGDTFWENLSQRPSPTWMEEQYIPPPVRATGCSQPGLYPTERLPPPEMLCRRKRRKPHLGGMQHGPGGIPARVRAVTYHLEDLRRRQRIINELKKTQWGSSGTASEPLVLDNDGYGFPGTTKLPDLEEERASYSREEDHFLTTGRARLLWSPWSPLGQEGSCLSRQLGSLASFSTVTASRNPLYNPWGMELQSEE, from the exons CACCAATGAGGAGACTCAGTCCAGCCACCCAGTCCAGTCCAGTCATGCAAGTACAGGAAGATGGAGAGAACCTTATCCCCTTTGCCAA AGCCTGAGACTGACACCCCAGCGTTATGGAGACACCTTCTGGGAGAACCTTAGTCAAAGGCCCAG CCCCACCTGGATGGAGGAACAGTACATCCCACCCCCGGTG AGAGCTACTGGTTGTTCCCAGCCTGGTCTATACCCCACTGAGAGGCTCCCACCCCCTGAGATGCTCTGCAGAAGAAAGAGACGCAAGCCACATTTGGGGGGAATGCAGCACGGACCTGGGGGCATCCCAGCCCGGGTAAGGGCTGTCACTTATCACCTGGAGGATCTAAGGAGGCGACAGAGAATTATCAATGA ACTGAAGAAGACCCAGTGGGGCAGCTCTGGGACTGCATCTGAGCCCCTGGTGCTTGACAATGACGGCTATGGATTCCCTGGCACTACCAAGCTCCCTGACCTGGAAGAGGAGAGGGCATCCTATTCCCGGGAAGAGGACCACTTCCTCACTACTGGCAGGGCCCGG CTGCTTTGGTCTCCTTGGAGTCCCCTGGGCCAGGAGGGGTCTTGCCTCTCCAGGCAGCTGGGCTCTCTGGCCTCCTTCAGCACTGTCACAGCCAGTAGGAACCCCCTTTACAATCCCTGGGGGATGGAGTTGCAGTCTGAGGAGTAA